A single window of Bombus pascuorum chromosome 1, iyBomPasc1.1, whole genome shotgun sequence DNA harbors:
- the LOC132906181 gene encoding dystrobrevin beta-like isoform X5, with translation MAEDGAGGSGNSSTGEASRLQLLQEMRQQNFDSIRFASYRTACKLRFIQKKVHLHNVDIWNVIEAFRENGLNTLEPSSTLGVSRLETLLSSLFHALNKRVPVSQQAKVDATTALLMNWLLAAYTTGENNKISVFSVKVALATLCAGKLMDKFRYIYSQISDSNGHMIHWRFSDYLKEVLALTAAVYESPSFGYSEGLANSIFPQNSKVTVNDFLDTLMSDPGPHCLIWLPLYHRMAAVETVAHPVMCDACHKENFTGFRYRCQKCHSYQLCQDCFWRGKVSGTHNNDHETREYSSFKSPSKQIGHSLRKSFRCVPEKGKNSLPRFPEQPEKTLDLSHIVPPSPLPSHNGFPDPGFMAPFDSGSMDSRSTLRRLAQEARTMPRAASRMSQADQAGRAPSDANLASLDASRAQRELISQLEAKNKEIMREIARLRRQQEIEAAGLENPALMSELRALRQRKDELETHLATLQDSRRQLMVQLEGLMKMLKNHQASPRSTPNSSPRSTKSPPLPPGAVPSSRSAPPTPGGPLSTTPQQQQQQQQSQSQQQMSQSYQSPVPTTSVASVTNNTMLGTIQNPIPDNLSCVGGDVRSAFRTNSLPGSGSSSANNSLGRSLRNDLLVAADSVTNAMSTLVRELNSDSDQEDHSHNSGRINIRKPLDFEAGEDGDDSSGGGNSWREELQRRYQQENDFLAELRARNVNISQTPSATPSSEQEQERGEREEADGEKEDENESNWTEPAKKWVNR, from the exons ATGGCGGAGGATGGCGCCGGAGGGTCGGGAAATAGCAGCACCGGGGAGGCAAGCCGGTTGCAGCTGTTGCAAGAAATGCGGCAGCAAAATTTTGATAGCATTCGATTTGCGTCGTACCGCACTGCATGCAAATTGCGATTTATTCAGAAGAAAGTTCACT TACATAACGTGGATATATGGAATGTAATCGAAGCATTTCGGGAAAATGGTTTAAACACTTTGGAACCATCCAGTACATTGGGAGTTTCGAGGCTGGAAACTTTATTGTCTTCCTTATTCCATGCCCTTAATAAACGAGTGCCTGTTTCGCAACAAGCCAAAGTCGATGCTACAACCGCTCTGTTGATGAACTGGTTACTTGCTGCCTATACTACAGG GGAAAACAATAAGATATCCGTTTTCTCTGTGAAAGTAGCGTTAGCTACGTTATGTGCTGGAAAACTAATGGACAAATTTCGAT ATATATACTCACAAATATCGGATAGCAATGGTCACATGATACACTGGAGATTCTCTGACTATTTGAAGGAAGTTTTAGCGTTAACGGCTGCGGTTTACGAATCTCCATCTTTTGGATACTCCGAAGGTCTTGCCAATTCAATATTTCCCCAA AATTCGAAAGTCACGGTTAACGATTTTTTGGATACGCTTATGTCTGATCCAGGACCACACTGTTTAATTTGGCTTCCATTGTACCATAGAATGGCTGCTGTTGAAACAG tGGCCCATCCTGTCATGTGTGACGCGTGTCACAAAGAGAACTTCACCGGCTTCCGATACAGATGTCAGAAATGTCACTCGTACCAGCTCTGTCAAGATTGTTTTTGGCGCGGTAAAGTTTCTGGGACACATAATAACGATCATGAAACGAGGGAGTACAGTAGTTTT AAATCACCGAGCAAACAGATTGGTCATTCCTTACGAAAGAGCTTCAGATGCGTACCTGAAAAGGGGAAGAATAGTTTACCGAGATTTCCGGAACAACCTGAGAAGACGTTAGATTTATCACACATAGT CCCGCCATCACCTTTACCATCTCACAACGGTTTTCCAGATCCAGGTTTCATGGCTCCTTTCGATTCCGGATCGATGGACAGCCGTTCTACTTTAAGGAG GTTGGCTCAGGAAGCTAGGACTATG CCTCGCGCCGCATCCAGAATGTCGCAAGCTGACCAAGCA GGTAGGGCACCGTCTGATGCTAATTTGGCGTCATTAGATGCCTCGAGAGCACAACGCGAACTTATATCGCAATTAGAGGCAAAGAACAAGGAAATAATGCGCGAGATTGCAAGGTTAAG GAGACAACAAGAAATCGAAGCGGCTGGTTTGGAAAATCCTGCATTAATGTCTGAACTGAGAGCCTTGAGGCAAAGAAAAGATGAGTTAGAAACTCATTTAGCAACATTGCAAGATTCTAGAAGACAATTAATGGTGCAACTGGAAGgtttaatgaaaatgttaaag aatcACCAGGCATCTCCAAGGTCAACACCAAATAGTTCACCACGAAGTACAAAGTCACCACCTTTACCTCCTGGTGCAGTGCCAAGTAGTAGATCAGCTCCACCAACTCCAGGTGGTCCACTTTCTACAACtccacaacaacaacaacaacaacagcagtCGCAAAGTCAACAACAAATGTCTCAAAGCTACCAGAGTCCTGTTCCAACGACATCAGTGGCGAGTGTAACTAATAATACCATGCTGGGAACAATACAAAATCCTATTCCAGATAACTTATCATGTGTTGGAGGCGACGTAAG GTCTGCGTTCAGGACAAACAGCTTGCCAGGGAGTGGTTCCAGCAGTGCGAATAATAGCTTGGGCCGATCCTTACGAAATGACTTATTGGTAGCTGCTGACAGTGTTACTAATGCCATGTCAACACTCGTGAGGGAATTGAATTCGG ACTCAGACCAGGAGGATCATTCTCACAACTCTGGCCGAATTAACATCAGAAAGCCGTTAG ATTTCGAGGCTGGCGAGGATGGTGATGATAGTAGCGGCGGCGGGAATTCTTGGCGAGAAGAGCTTCAGCGACGTTATCAACAGGAAAATGATTTCTTGGCTGAATTGCGTGCACGCAATGTTAATATCTCGCAAACGCCATCTGCTACCCCATCCAGCGAGCAAGAACAAGAAAGAGGCGAAAGGGAAGAGGCAGATGGAGAGAAGGAGGATGAAAATGAATCTAACTGGACAGAACCAGCAAAAAAATGGGTCAACCGATAA
- the LOC132906181 gene encoding dystrobrevin beta-like isoform X7 yields MAEDGAGGSGNSSTGEASRLQLLQEMRQQNFDSIRFASYRTACKLRFIQKKVHLHNVDIWNVIEAFRENGLNTLEPSSTLGVSRLETLLSSLFHALNKRVPVSQQAKVDATTALLMNWLLAAYTTGENNKISVFSVKVALATLCAGKLMDKFRYIYSQISDSNGHMIHWRFSDYLKEVLALTAAVYESPSFGYSEGLANSIFPQNSKVTVNDFLDTLMSDPGPHCLIWLPLYHRMAAVETVAHPVMCDACHKENFTGFRYRCQKCHSYQLCQDCFWRGKVSGTHNNDHETREYSSFKSPSKQIGHSLRKSFRCVPEKGKNSLPRFPEQPEKTLDLSHIVPPSPLPSHNGFPDPGFMAPFDSGSMDSRSTLRRLAQEARTMGRAPSDANLASLDASRAQRELISQLEAKNKEIMREIARLRRQQEIEAAGLENPALMSELRALRQRKDELETHLATLQDSRRQLMVQLEGLMKMLKNHQASPRSTPNSSPRSTKSPPLPPGAVPSSRSAPPTPGGPLSTTPQQQQQQQQSQSQQQMSQSYQSPVPTTSVASVTNNTMLGTIQNPIPDNLSCVGGDVRSAFRTNSLPGSGSSSANNSLGRSLRNDLLVAADSVTNAMSTLVRELNSDSDQEDHSHNSGRINIRKPLDFEAGEDGDDSSGGGNSWREELQRRYQQENDFLAELRARNVNISQTPSATPSSEQEQERGEREEADGEKEDENESNWTEPAKKWVNR; encoded by the exons ATGGCGGAGGATGGCGCCGGAGGGTCGGGAAATAGCAGCACCGGGGAGGCAAGCCGGTTGCAGCTGTTGCAAGAAATGCGGCAGCAAAATTTTGATAGCATTCGATTTGCGTCGTACCGCACTGCATGCAAATTGCGATTTATTCAGAAGAAAGTTCACT TACATAACGTGGATATATGGAATGTAATCGAAGCATTTCGGGAAAATGGTTTAAACACTTTGGAACCATCCAGTACATTGGGAGTTTCGAGGCTGGAAACTTTATTGTCTTCCTTATTCCATGCCCTTAATAAACGAGTGCCTGTTTCGCAACAAGCCAAAGTCGATGCTACAACCGCTCTGTTGATGAACTGGTTACTTGCTGCCTATACTACAGG GGAAAACAATAAGATATCCGTTTTCTCTGTGAAAGTAGCGTTAGCTACGTTATGTGCTGGAAAACTAATGGACAAATTTCGAT ATATATACTCACAAATATCGGATAGCAATGGTCACATGATACACTGGAGATTCTCTGACTATTTGAAGGAAGTTTTAGCGTTAACGGCTGCGGTTTACGAATCTCCATCTTTTGGATACTCCGAAGGTCTTGCCAATTCAATATTTCCCCAA AATTCGAAAGTCACGGTTAACGATTTTTTGGATACGCTTATGTCTGATCCAGGACCACACTGTTTAATTTGGCTTCCATTGTACCATAGAATGGCTGCTGTTGAAACAG tGGCCCATCCTGTCATGTGTGACGCGTGTCACAAAGAGAACTTCACCGGCTTCCGATACAGATGTCAGAAATGTCACTCGTACCAGCTCTGTCAAGATTGTTTTTGGCGCGGTAAAGTTTCTGGGACACATAATAACGATCATGAAACGAGGGAGTACAGTAGTTTT AAATCACCGAGCAAACAGATTGGTCATTCCTTACGAAAGAGCTTCAGATGCGTACCTGAAAAGGGGAAGAATAGTTTACCGAGATTTCCGGAACAACCTGAGAAGACGTTAGATTTATCACACATAGT CCCGCCATCACCTTTACCATCTCACAACGGTTTTCCAGATCCAGGTTTCATGGCTCCTTTCGATTCCGGATCGATGGACAGCCGTTCTACTTTAAGGAG GTTGGCTCAGGAAGCTAGGACTATG GGTAGGGCACCGTCTGATGCTAATTTGGCGTCATTAGATGCCTCGAGAGCACAACGCGAACTTATATCGCAATTAGAGGCAAAGAACAAGGAAATAATGCGCGAGATTGCAAGGTTAAG GAGACAACAAGAAATCGAAGCGGCTGGTTTGGAAAATCCTGCATTAATGTCTGAACTGAGAGCCTTGAGGCAAAGAAAAGATGAGTTAGAAACTCATTTAGCAACATTGCAAGATTCTAGAAGACAATTAATGGTGCAACTGGAAGgtttaatgaaaatgttaaag aatcACCAGGCATCTCCAAGGTCAACACCAAATAGTTCACCACGAAGTACAAAGTCACCACCTTTACCTCCTGGTGCAGTGCCAAGTAGTAGATCAGCTCCACCAACTCCAGGTGGTCCACTTTCTACAACtccacaacaacaacaacaacaacagcagtCGCAAAGTCAACAACAAATGTCTCAAAGCTACCAGAGTCCTGTTCCAACGACATCAGTGGCGAGTGTAACTAATAATACCATGCTGGGAACAATACAAAATCCTATTCCAGATAACTTATCATGTGTTGGAGGCGACGTAAG GTCTGCGTTCAGGACAAACAGCTTGCCAGGGAGTGGTTCCAGCAGTGCGAATAATAGCTTGGGCCGATCCTTACGAAATGACTTATTGGTAGCTGCTGACAGTGTTACTAATGCCATGTCAACACTCGTGAGGGAATTGAATTCGG ACTCAGACCAGGAGGATCATTCTCACAACTCTGGCCGAATTAACATCAGAAAGCCGTTAG ATTTCGAGGCTGGCGAGGATGGTGATGATAGTAGCGGCGGCGGGAATTCTTGGCGAGAAGAGCTTCAGCGACGTTATCAACAGGAAAATGATTTCTTGGCTGAATTGCGTGCACGCAATGTTAATATCTCGCAAACGCCATCTGCTACCCCATCCAGCGAGCAAGAACAAGAAAGAGGCGAAAGGGAAGAGGCAGATGGAGAGAAGGAGGATGAAAATGAATCTAACTGGACAGAACCAGCAAAAAAATGGGTCAACCGATAA
- the LOC132906181 gene encoding dystrobrevin beta-like isoform X4: protein MAEDGAGGSGNSSTGEASRLQLLQEMRQQNFDSIRFASYRTACKLRFIQKKVHLHNVDIWNVIEAFRENGLNTLEPSSTLGVSRLETLLSSLFHALNKRVPVSQQAKVDATTALLMNWLLAAYTTGENNKISVFSVKVALATLCAGKLMDKFRYIYSQISDSNGHMIHWRFSDYLKEVLALTAAVYESPSFGYSEGLANSIFPQNSKVTVNDFLDTLMSDPGPHCLIWLPLYHRMAAVETVAHPVMCDACHKENFTGFRYRCQKCHSYQLCQDCFWRGKVSGTHNNDHETREYSSFKSPSKQIGHSLRKSFRCVPEKGKNSLPRFPEQPEKTLDLSHIVPPSPLPSHNGFPDPGFMAPFDSGSMDSRSTLRSMDSSRLDDEHKLIARYAQRLAQEARTMGRAPSDANLASLDASRAQRELISQLEAKNKEIMREIARLRRQQEIEAAGLENPALMSELRALRQRKDELETHLATLQDSRRQLMVQLEGLMKMLKNHQASPRSTPNSSPRSTKSPPLPPGAVPSSRSAPPTPGGPLSTTPQQQQQQQQSQSQQQMSQSYQSPVPTTSVASVTNNTMLGTIQNPIPDNLSCVGGDVRSAFRTNSLPGSGSSSANNSLGRSLRNDLLVAADSVTNAMSTLVRELNSDSDQEDHSHNSGRINIRKPLDFEAGEDGDDSSGGGNSWREELQRRYQQENDFLAELRARNVNISQTPSATPSSEQEQERGEREEADGEKEDENESNWTEPAKKWVNR, encoded by the exons ATGGCGGAGGATGGCGCCGGAGGGTCGGGAAATAGCAGCACCGGGGAGGCAAGCCGGTTGCAGCTGTTGCAAGAAATGCGGCAGCAAAATTTTGATAGCATTCGATTTGCGTCGTACCGCACTGCATGCAAATTGCGATTTATTCAGAAGAAAGTTCACT TACATAACGTGGATATATGGAATGTAATCGAAGCATTTCGGGAAAATGGTTTAAACACTTTGGAACCATCCAGTACATTGGGAGTTTCGAGGCTGGAAACTTTATTGTCTTCCTTATTCCATGCCCTTAATAAACGAGTGCCTGTTTCGCAACAAGCCAAAGTCGATGCTACAACCGCTCTGTTGATGAACTGGTTACTTGCTGCCTATACTACAGG GGAAAACAATAAGATATCCGTTTTCTCTGTGAAAGTAGCGTTAGCTACGTTATGTGCTGGAAAACTAATGGACAAATTTCGAT ATATATACTCACAAATATCGGATAGCAATGGTCACATGATACACTGGAGATTCTCTGACTATTTGAAGGAAGTTTTAGCGTTAACGGCTGCGGTTTACGAATCTCCATCTTTTGGATACTCCGAAGGTCTTGCCAATTCAATATTTCCCCAA AATTCGAAAGTCACGGTTAACGATTTTTTGGATACGCTTATGTCTGATCCAGGACCACACTGTTTAATTTGGCTTCCATTGTACCATAGAATGGCTGCTGTTGAAACAG tGGCCCATCCTGTCATGTGTGACGCGTGTCACAAAGAGAACTTCACCGGCTTCCGATACAGATGTCAGAAATGTCACTCGTACCAGCTCTGTCAAGATTGTTTTTGGCGCGGTAAAGTTTCTGGGACACATAATAACGATCATGAAACGAGGGAGTACAGTAGTTTT AAATCACCGAGCAAACAGATTGGTCATTCCTTACGAAAGAGCTTCAGATGCGTACCTGAAAAGGGGAAGAATAGTTTACCGAGATTTCCGGAACAACCTGAGAAGACGTTAGATTTATCACACATAGT CCCGCCATCACCTTTACCATCTCACAACGGTTTTCCAGATCCAGGTTTCATGGCTCCTTTCGATTCCGGATCGATGGACAGCCGTTCTACTTTAAGGAG TATGGATAGTTCAAGACTGGATGATgaacataaattaatagcacGATACGCACAAAGGTTGGCTCAGGAAGCTAGGACTATG GGTAGGGCACCGTCTGATGCTAATTTGGCGTCATTAGATGCCTCGAGAGCACAACGCGAACTTATATCGCAATTAGAGGCAAAGAACAAGGAAATAATGCGCGAGATTGCAAGGTTAAG GAGACAACAAGAAATCGAAGCGGCTGGTTTGGAAAATCCTGCATTAATGTCTGAACTGAGAGCCTTGAGGCAAAGAAAAGATGAGTTAGAAACTCATTTAGCAACATTGCAAGATTCTAGAAGACAATTAATGGTGCAACTGGAAGgtttaatgaaaatgttaaag aatcACCAGGCATCTCCAAGGTCAACACCAAATAGTTCACCACGAAGTACAAAGTCACCACCTTTACCTCCTGGTGCAGTGCCAAGTAGTAGATCAGCTCCACCAACTCCAGGTGGTCCACTTTCTACAACtccacaacaacaacaacaacaacagcagtCGCAAAGTCAACAACAAATGTCTCAAAGCTACCAGAGTCCTGTTCCAACGACATCAGTGGCGAGTGTAACTAATAATACCATGCTGGGAACAATACAAAATCCTATTCCAGATAACTTATCATGTGTTGGAGGCGACGTAAG GTCTGCGTTCAGGACAAACAGCTTGCCAGGGAGTGGTTCCAGCAGTGCGAATAATAGCTTGGGCCGATCCTTACGAAATGACTTATTGGTAGCTGCTGACAGTGTTACTAATGCCATGTCAACACTCGTGAGGGAATTGAATTCGG ACTCAGACCAGGAGGATCATTCTCACAACTCTGGCCGAATTAACATCAGAAAGCCGTTAG ATTTCGAGGCTGGCGAGGATGGTGATGATAGTAGCGGCGGCGGGAATTCTTGGCGAGAAGAGCTTCAGCGACGTTATCAACAGGAAAATGATTTCTTGGCTGAATTGCGTGCACGCAATGTTAATATCTCGCAAACGCCATCTGCTACCCCATCCAGCGAGCAAGAACAAGAAAGAGGCGAAAGGGAAGAGGCAGATGGAGAGAAGGAGGATGAAAATGAATCTAACTGGACAGAACCAGCAAAAAAATGGGTCAACCGATAA
- the LOC132906181 gene encoding dystrobrevin beta-like isoform X6, whose protein sequence is MAEDGAGGSGNSSTGEASRLQLLQEMRQQNFDSIRFASYRTACKLRFIQKKVHLHNVDIWNVIEAFRENGLNTLEPSSTLGVSRLETLLSSLFHALNKRVPVSQQAKVDATTALLMNWLLAAYTTGENNKISVFSVKVALATLCAGKLMDKFRYIYSQISDSNGHMIHWRFSDYLKEVLALTAAVYESPSFGYSEGLANSIFPQNSKVTVNDFLDTLMSDPGPHCLIWLPLYHRMAAVETVAHPVMCDACHKENFTGFRYRCQKCHSYQLCQDCFWRGKVSGTHNNDHETREYSSFKSPSKQIGHSLRKSFRCVPEKGKNSLPRFPEQPEKTLDLSHIVPPSPLPSHNGFPDPGFMAPFDSGSMDSRSTLRSMDSSRLDDEHKLIARYAQRLAQEARTMPRAASRMSQADQAGRAPSDANLASLDASRAQRELISQLEAKNKEIMREIARLRRQQEIEAAGLENPALMSELRALRQRKDELETHLATLQDSRRQLMVQLEGLMKMLKNHQASPRSTPNSSPRSTKSPPLPPGAVPSSRSAPPTPGGPLSTTPQQQQQQQQSQSQQQMSQSYQSPVPTTSVASVTNNTMLGTIQNPIPDNLSCVGGDVRSAFRTNSLPGSGSSSANNSLGRSLRNDLLVAADSVTNAMSTLVRELNSDFEAGEDGDDSSGGGNSWREELQRRYQQENDFLAELRARNVNISQTPSATPSSEQEQERGEREEADGEKEDENESNWTEPAKKWVNR, encoded by the exons ATGGCGGAGGATGGCGCCGGAGGGTCGGGAAATAGCAGCACCGGGGAGGCAAGCCGGTTGCAGCTGTTGCAAGAAATGCGGCAGCAAAATTTTGATAGCATTCGATTTGCGTCGTACCGCACTGCATGCAAATTGCGATTTATTCAGAAGAAAGTTCACT TACATAACGTGGATATATGGAATGTAATCGAAGCATTTCGGGAAAATGGTTTAAACACTTTGGAACCATCCAGTACATTGGGAGTTTCGAGGCTGGAAACTTTATTGTCTTCCTTATTCCATGCCCTTAATAAACGAGTGCCTGTTTCGCAACAAGCCAAAGTCGATGCTACAACCGCTCTGTTGATGAACTGGTTACTTGCTGCCTATACTACAGG GGAAAACAATAAGATATCCGTTTTCTCTGTGAAAGTAGCGTTAGCTACGTTATGTGCTGGAAAACTAATGGACAAATTTCGAT ATATATACTCACAAATATCGGATAGCAATGGTCACATGATACACTGGAGATTCTCTGACTATTTGAAGGAAGTTTTAGCGTTAACGGCTGCGGTTTACGAATCTCCATCTTTTGGATACTCCGAAGGTCTTGCCAATTCAATATTTCCCCAA AATTCGAAAGTCACGGTTAACGATTTTTTGGATACGCTTATGTCTGATCCAGGACCACACTGTTTAATTTGGCTTCCATTGTACCATAGAATGGCTGCTGTTGAAACAG tGGCCCATCCTGTCATGTGTGACGCGTGTCACAAAGAGAACTTCACCGGCTTCCGATACAGATGTCAGAAATGTCACTCGTACCAGCTCTGTCAAGATTGTTTTTGGCGCGGTAAAGTTTCTGGGACACATAATAACGATCATGAAACGAGGGAGTACAGTAGTTTT AAATCACCGAGCAAACAGATTGGTCATTCCTTACGAAAGAGCTTCAGATGCGTACCTGAAAAGGGGAAGAATAGTTTACCGAGATTTCCGGAACAACCTGAGAAGACGTTAGATTTATCACACATAGT CCCGCCATCACCTTTACCATCTCACAACGGTTTTCCAGATCCAGGTTTCATGGCTCCTTTCGATTCCGGATCGATGGACAGCCGTTCTACTTTAAGGAG TATGGATAGTTCAAGACTGGATGATgaacataaattaatagcacGATACGCACAAAGGTTGGCTCAGGAAGCTAGGACTATG CCTCGCGCCGCATCCAGAATGTCGCAAGCTGACCAAGCA GGTAGGGCACCGTCTGATGCTAATTTGGCGTCATTAGATGCCTCGAGAGCACAACGCGAACTTATATCGCAATTAGAGGCAAAGAACAAGGAAATAATGCGCGAGATTGCAAGGTTAAG GAGACAACAAGAAATCGAAGCGGCTGGTTTGGAAAATCCTGCATTAATGTCTGAACTGAGAGCCTTGAGGCAAAGAAAAGATGAGTTAGAAACTCATTTAGCAACATTGCAAGATTCTAGAAGACAATTAATGGTGCAACTGGAAGgtttaatgaaaatgttaaag aatcACCAGGCATCTCCAAGGTCAACACCAAATAGTTCACCACGAAGTACAAAGTCACCACCTTTACCTCCTGGTGCAGTGCCAAGTAGTAGATCAGCTCCACCAACTCCAGGTGGTCCACTTTCTACAACtccacaacaacaacaacaacaacagcagtCGCAAAGTCAACAACAAATGTCTCAAAGCTACCAGAGTCCTGTTCCAACGACATCAGTGGCGAGTGTAACTAATAATACCATGCTGGGAACAATACAAAATCCTATTCCAGATAACTTATCATGTGTTGGAGGCGACGTAAG GTCTGCGTTCAGGACAAACAGCTTGCCAGGGAGTGGTTCCAGCAGTGCGAATAATAGCTTGGGCCGATCCTTACGAAATGACTTATTGGTAGCTGCTGACAGTGTTACTAATGCCATGTCAACACTCGTGAGGGAATTGAATTCGG ATTTCGAGGCTGGCGAGGATGGTGATGATAGTAGCGGCGGCGGGAATTCTTGGCGAGAAGAGCTTCAGCGACGTTATCAACAGGAAAATGATTTCTTGGCTGAATTGCGTGCACGCAATGTTAATATCTCGCAAACGCCATCTGCTACCCCATCCAGCGAGCAAGAACAAGAAAGAGGCGAAAGGGAAGAGGCAGATGGAGAGAAGGAGGATGAAAATGAATCTAACTGGACAGAACCAGCAAAAAAATGGGTCAACCGATAA